The window ATTGCTTCCCCCTGAATAGAAGTTAGGTCACCGCACTCACTTCTATCTCAATTTATTTATAGGGATCTTTAAGACctttaaataaaatgtacttaAAGAATGTAAATAGATAACAACTATAATAATATCCAGCCAACATTTGAGTCTTTTTCCTCAAAATTATCACTAACAGAAAATTAAATCTCTCCTCAGGTCTTCCAGAGTGCATTAAAGCAGAAGAGAAGATTTTTATCTTATCATGAAACCGTTATCTGAAGGACAACTAAGGTTTTGTGTTGTTCAACCAATACGTCTCACATCATGGCTGCTCATACTCTTCATTCTGAAGTCTATCTCTTCCCTAAAACCTGCCCAACTTCCAGTTTATCAAAGGAAACCTTTTATAGCTGCCTGGAATGCTCCAACAGATCAGTGcttgataaaatataatttaaaactaaaCTTGAATATGTTTCAGGTGATTGGAAGTCCACTGGCCAGGGCCAGGGGGCAAAATGTCACTATATTTTATGTCAACAGATTGGGATACTATCCATGGTATACATCCCAGGGAGTTCCCATTAATGGGGGTCTCCCCCAGAATATAAGTTTGCAGGTACATCTGGAAAAAGCTGACCAAGATATTAATTATTACATCCCTTCTGAAGATTTCAGTGGACTTGCTGTTATAGACTGGGAATATTGGCGACCCCAGTGGGCCAGGAACCGGAACACAAAAGACGTCTACAGACAGAAATCAAGAAAGCTTATTTCTGAGATGCAAGAGAATGTATCAGCTGCTGATATTGAATATTTAGCCAAAGCAACCTTTGAagaatgtgcaaaagctttcatgaaggaaaccatcaaactGGGAATTAAGAGCAGACCCAAGGGCCTTTGGGGTTACTATTTATATCCTGATTGCCACAATTATAATGTTTATGCCCCAAACTATACTGGGTCATGCCCAGAAGAAGAAGTTTTGAGGAACAATGAGCTCTCTTGGCTCTGGAACAGCAGTGCTGCTTTATATCCTTCTATCGGTGTCAGGAAATCTCTTGGAGACAGCGAAAACGTTTTGCGTTTCTCGCAATTTCTGGTGCACGAATCCATGAGGATCTCCACCATGACATCCCATGATGATGCTCTGCCTGTGTTCGTCTATACAAGGTTAGGCTACAGAGACcaacctttattttttctttctaagaaaGATACCCCTTGACAAAGATAAGGAGATTTCCTCTTATCTCTAAGAGAGACATTTCTTTGCTAATTATGTTCTTTAAAGAATTCCAGAATAGTGGTCCATTAGATAGGAGCATAATTCTTCCTCTGAGTAGTCATCCACTCAGATTCTTCATTTGTACAGGCTGAATTTTGATTATCTCATTTATTACTTGTCTTTCAAGGGACAAAGTAAGGAGGGAAGGGGTTAAAGTGCAATGTCAGCAACTACTTCCCGCTCCCCAACTTTGATTGTGTTTCCTTACAACTGGCCTCTTGCGAAGGTTACTGACACAATTGGGGGTGAACAGGTTGGGAAATCAGagaagaggttttaaaatggagtgGCTTGCTCATACGTGTGGAAGTAGAATTGTAGACATTTCTGCTGCTGGCCTCATCGTTAAAAATCGtaagaggaaaaagtgttttctttttaaggcaCAATAGCAGGTTTTATAAAAGATATAAGGGAGGCACAACAACATGAATATACTCAGAAATAcctaagatagtaaattttatgtgtttttttcacacaattaaaaataattttttaaggaataagAGAGTTACAAATCTGCTAAAAGTAGGTGACCCCTATAGATTTAGCCATCTGGTTTATTCTTGACTCTATGACCACAATTAATGGAAAGTTGGTAAGAGTGGTGTGAGTTCCTAAATTCAAGAGTAAATTCATCACTAGTAGATGGTTTCATAACCCTAGGTTAAAACTTACATATAGAagttttattctgtttattttactTAAGTCATAATATGCAGCCAAAGACCTCACACAAACTGTGAGTGTAGCTTTTAAGATAGATGAACTTTCAGCCCAATTTTCTCTCCCTTACTTTCCCTTTACTACTCTAGTCACTGAAATGGAACCTTGTAGAGATAAAAATTTCAAAGAAGATGCTACTCTAATCTTTGGACTTGGATAATTATGTGTGATTATGAGAAGACTTGAGCCTTGTTCAGACCTTCGCATTTGTGATGCAGAGGTATTTTAAGATATTGCTGCACACTAGGGGGTTGatcacctttcttttttctccaccatAACAAGTTTCAATTTGCCAGCATGTATCAAAATATAAAGATGTTCTGAGTATGAAGCATCCAAAGGAGACTCAGGAAACACCCCAGTGAGGACTCTACCCTGAGCAGTAGGTATCTGTGGAGCAGACAGAGAGGAGAGCTTACACCTCAGAGGGAGAAATGACACAAATACATCAGGATTTGGTAAATGCTGTCCCTCTGACACCACTGATGAGATGAGTAAAGACAAAAATTCTCTCTTGTGAACTGATATTAATACTACCCAGAAAAATCAGCAACAACTAATTGAGAATGGTAGGAAACTAACACTATTTGGAAGGTGTAAAAAAGCTATCTACATCTTTATAAAATAGTCTTGACTCTAGAATTGAAAGTTAAATACCACCTTCCTCTGtgaaacttctttttcttttctatgtttGGCTCAAACACGTTCCTTTCTTTAGTGATAACAAGTTTACTTTTGGAAGAAACAATAAACTTTAAAGGACAAAGTGTTCATTTCAATAGATTAGTTTAAACTACTGGTACCTTCTGCACATTCTGCAAGCCAACGGTAAGCTCCTTCTTGAACAGCTACAGCCTCAGAAACATTTCTGTTCCCTCTAAGGGAAGAAGGAACAACAGTTAGGGTCCCACCTAGAAACAATTTTCTTTGTTAGTCCCGTGGTATCATTCTGTAAACTTTCTGAATGGCAAGGCATTTCCACATGTTTTAAACCATCAAACCACCATTTTATTCCATCCTCAATAAAAACCTGCCCACAAGCTTCTTAAAACGTGATATTCACTTATACCAGATTGTAAATACTAGTAATGGCTTCCATTTCCGCCTACCCAAAgatatctgcattttaaaatgtttgtgtgtgtacacacatataattAGGATTAGAAAAACAACTTACCAGTAAGTCCCAAATCTCTTAACCTCTCGAGACCTCAGTGCCTCATTGTCTTAATCTACAAAATGGCACAATATTACCTGCCCTATCTACTTAGGAGAAATATTATGAAAATCAAATAAGAAGTTAAAAATGAACATTGAAAGCACTACAGAAATATATGTGGTATAGATAACACTTTTTAACAAGTATCAGAGTCTTAAACTTGAAAGGGGAATATGTAAGAATGAAATTTCAGTCAGCAGCCATAGCTTGGGGGAATCATATGCAGGCTGTAAAGCCTCATTTCACACAGTAGATTGCCTATACCACATATATAAATGCAATTTAGATATTGTTGAtactatgcttttaaaaaataatgaaaggggggcttccctggtggcgcagtggttgagaatctgcctgccaatgcaggggacacgggttcgagccctgatctgggaggatcccacatgccgcggagcaactgggcccgtgagccacaactactgagcctgcgcgtctggagcctgtgctccgcaacaagagaggccgcgatagtgagaggcccgcgcaccgcgatgaagagtggcccccacttgccgcaactagaggaagccctcgcacagaaacgaagacccaacacagccataaataaattaattaattaatttaaaaaaaaataataatgaaaaggatTCTCTTGACTATAGATTTAAAGATGTTTTCCCCTGTAATTAATTAATATTCCCTCTGATAACACACAAAGGGAGCACATTAGTGATGGTCCAGCTCCCCGCAGTGGGCTCCTGACTTACATGCACTGTGGTAAAGCTTCAGGGACTGAAACCCAAGTGTAAAGAATGAGTCCTCCGGGTGTCCCTACTCTTAACTTTCAAAACCTTGATTTGAGCCAAGAATCATGGGTAGGGCAAGACTGCCTTACACCAGGCTGGGACCTGGAAGATGTGTTGCTATTACATCAGGTgctcttcctttatttctcctttcaggtGGCTTATGCACTCAGGTGGTCCCAATTTACTCCTAGCGACATCTTACCTGTGACTTCCCTCACTGAGAAGTGCCCCTGCTTTTTTGGCCCCCCAAGCATAGCTATTCTGTGATTCATTCAGCACCCTGCTCTCAGCTAGGTGACGGTGGGCTAATTTGTTAGAGGAATTTGCCTAAATATCTGCTAGTGACTCCTAACCTCTAGTCAACACATGCTAGAAGACTTGCCATTTTGAATCAGTCCCAATAAACTCTCTTTGATAATGACGCTAAAGGACACGTTGGACAGAAACTAACATTCCCTCCTGATATCAACCTCAGAAGCCGTGGGTTTCACCACAAACATCTGTAGTTTCCGTACTTACTGAATATGGATAAATAACCTGTAAATACAAAATGTGGATGTTgtgtctccctcctccctctgatGACAAAGCCTTAACCCAAAGGAATTCATGGGAGAGTTCCAGTTTCCAGTTGAGCATATAAGAAACTTGGAAGTTGCAGCTCAGTCCTAATAAGTAAAAagctaaacaaactgaaaaatcaactctTCTTAGATTAATAAGAGAAGTGTGGACACATAGGGCAAATTGCTGCCCTCAAAATTGGAGAGACAGATGGGTGAAAACAGAGACTCACAACTTACCAGATTGGAAACCCACGAGCAGAAACCTCTATGGGAACCACTGCCAGAGTAGGGAAACCTGAACCGTAACTGGGAAACTGCTCAGCGTCGACAAGTCTGAGAGATTAAAATTCCATGGGGACCCAGTcatgggggctgggggagcacaCTTTTGggagttttacctccaggagttCACCAGGTCCTCACAGTGAATATTGGAGAAAACCTCCCCTCAAGCATCTAGCaggcaaaggagaaaaggaaccattttgagtACTCCAGAGCACGCTGTTCTGAACAAGGTCCACCCTCAGGAGAAACTGTTTAACCACAGTCAAACCTGCTGAggttttatcagagcctaactgatcTGTGGAAAAGGAAATACGCAACTCCAGCTGGCTCTAGTTTTCCACTTGCAAGAAGGGAGATACCCATCTCTAGACCCATCTAGGCAGCCTGTCCCACCTAAGGGGGTGGAGGGAACAACTGAGAAGCAGTTGTGAGGTTCACAGTCCAGAGGAAAAGGCTCActaagactgagacctaatcatagggcTGTAGAACCCTTCCATTCCCCCTACACCTTACTAGAAtattactaaaggcctatttacagaAGTTCCTTTTATCCAGTATGAGCTATCTGCCGattgagaaaaattaaatcatGCCTAGCTATCAAgagaaaaattacaagacatactaaaaggcaaaaacagCTTGCAGAGTCAGAGCTAGACTCAGATATAGCAGGGATGTTGActatcagaccaggaatttaaaacaactatgatatgctaagggctctaatggataaagtgGAATgaatgcaagaacagatggacaatgtaagcagagagatggaagttctaagaaagaaccaaaaagaaatgctagagatcaaaaacactgtaacagaaatgaaggatgTCTTTGGTGGGCTTATTTTTAGACTAGACACAGCTGAAGAAAGAATCTCTGACCTTGAAGATATCTCAATAGAAGCCTCcacaactgaaaagcaaagagaaaaaagactgaaaaaaaaaaaaacccaaaacccagaACAGAATAACCAAGAACTGTGAGAGAGCTAAGAAAGGTGTAACATACACATAATAGGAATTCATGGAAGAACATTAGGGAATTTTGCCCCTCTGATCACATCATGTGACTATCACATCTCTATATTCAGGAAAGTTTCAAAGTGAGTGGAAGGAGGAGCTCTGCTCCCTTAGGTTTTTGTCAAAAGAGGCAATGGACCTGGACCCAACAGAATCCTCATTCTGGGCTCTGCATGGCTAGCTCCTCCTCTTTCCGGTATTCCTATATCATGGATAATTCTCAAAACCATTTCACTTACACCATCTCATTTGAGCCTCACAAAAACTCCTCCCCTTCCTGTCATGTCAGCTCTGACCTGTTCGGTAGACACCATGGTCCTGGGAAATGGAAATAGATGTGGGCCTGAAAAGAAATTAGTTTAAACCGAAATCTCTTCTTTATTTGAGAATTACCAGAAAGTTGCCcagaaaagaaaccaaaaccaaaaacaaactttaaaaactgaGATTGTAAAACCTTCATTTTAGTGAACTATAGAAGTGTCAGGTGAGGAGATTTCTCTCTCAAGTACTGGTATTAATATAAAGTGCCCAAGGCAAAATACAGTTTAAAGTCTGCTTTTAATTTCCACCAAATTGCCCAATTACATTTCCAGCTACAGCTGATGGAAATTAATCCTTGGAGTAAAAGGTGAATGCTTATTATTCGAAAGAGTGGgggaatatattataatttaagaaacctatttagggcttctctggtggcgcagtggttgagaatccgcctgccaatgcaggggacacaggttcgagccctggtccgggaagatcccacatgccgcggagcaactaagcccgtgcgtcacagctactgagccttgtgctctagagctcacgagccacaactactgagcccatgtgccgcaactactgaagcccgtgcgcctagagcccgtgctttgcaacaagagaagccaccacaataagaagcctgcgcacctcaacgaagagtagccctggctcgccgcaactagagaaagcccacgtgcagcaacgaagacccaatgcagccataagtaaataaataaataaataaataaatttattttttttaaaaaaagaaacttatttaGAAAATCAACTGCAGAAACTTTATTTAGGAAACAAACTGCACACATTCAACTTTTAATTTCCCTCTGAAATGACCTAGATTCATGTTAATCTTTAAACACTAAAACAGTAATCCTTTAGGATTACAAAACCAAAATTCTCCCTGCTGAAATTTTGTTTTCATCTATCTTAACCATATTGAGAAAAATCCCGGCAGCCTTACCGTGACTGGAGGAATCATAAATAAAGCCCATTAAATCAGgtactttaaaattaaatacaaataatttcAGGGACCAAATATAAGGGCTGGATCAAATCGGATCCTGCGGGGCCCTTAACACTGTGTTCATTTGCCTATCCTGGGAAACCAAATGACACAAAACCCCTCCAAGTCACTGCAGAGGCAAAGTTCTCAGGAGAGTGTTGCATACCCGGAAGGGAACTTGGCTAAGATGAATGCAAGGCAGTCCTCACATTTAGAGAAGGAAAACTTCTGGATTCTGTTTCCAGGTCATATACTCATAGCTGGTTTGTGTGTATATACTCCTAGTTAACTTCAATTAAACAACTTTTGGTGGCTTTTTACAGGCTAATTGTTTAAAAGTAATGTCCTGTTCGGCAaaatataagtttaaaaaatatgtatttaatatgttttGATATGATTATCGAGTGAAATGTCTGAGCCCCGGTTCATTTAACATTTGCTTTACTCTAAGAAATTGGAGAATAGTTTCATGTATTATATTGAATTTAGCCTCCAATCCTAATCCCTGGCAGGTTGTTCATATTCAAATGAATACAGTGTAATGAACTGTCTTCATTCTAGCAAGATCTAATCAGTACTATTGGAGAAAGTGCTGCCTTGGGAGCTGCAGGCATTGTTATCTGGGGAGACATGAATTTGACTTCATCTGAGGTAAGACAGTACCTTGGCGGTATAGTTAATATTACAATATTTACATTATTTGCTCTGTTTTCCTATAGAACTTACTCTAATCAGAGCTCTCAGGTCTCCCATAGTAAACCTGCTTTAGAATTAAAGTCCAAATCAGCACCTGATACATAGAAGGAGCTCCATAAAGATTAACTTTTGTTAAGATAGTAATCATAATACTGACGAttgttgaatatttactatatgctAGGATTGTGCTAAGTGCCTTTTTGTTTCGGATTTGCTCACTTCCTGATCATAATAACCCTTATGAGGTAGGGACTAGCATCctcatttatagatgaggaaacaagaaaggaaatCTAACTAGGGTAACAGTTAGTTAGGTTAGCTAGTGGTGGAGCTGGCACTAACCACAGATGGCATGACCTTGGAGCCCTTGCATTTAGCCATTACATAAAATGTATGACATCATATTTTGAGAAGTGGAATCAGATGgtaatttttaatatacatatcgaacttatttttcttctatggagaaattagCTGAAAATTAATAGCATTTAAAATAAGAGTTATGTCTCTTCAAATTTCTCCCAGCTCAAATACTATCTACTCCAAGAAGTCTTCCTAGTTTTCCCCAATCCATATTAATCACAATCTCTTCTGTATTTCCAGATGTTGTTTGTTTATATCCCTATAGTGTAATGCATTTTGCCTTGAATTATAATACTTGTATCCtcaatgcttttatttatttatttatttatttatttattgctgtgttgggtctttgttgctgcatacaggttttccctagttgcggcgagtgggggctactcttcgttgtggtgcacgggcttctcattgcggtggcttctcttgttgcagagcacgggctctaggcacatgggcttcagtagttgtggctcacaggctctagagctcaggttcagtagttgtggcgcatgaacttagttgttctgcggcatgtgggatcttcccggaccagggcttgaacccgtgccccctgcactggcaggcggattcttaaccactctgcaaccagggaagccctcaatgctTTTTGTTAAATTGAATTTTTTGCAAGTTCATGGTGATCTGATATTATTCTTAGAATTTCACAGGCTCAATTTGTTGCTACCAAGACATTGTTCATGAAACTATTTGTGACAATATAAAGTTAAAAGTGTCCTCTGTCCACATATGAGAATTAGGTAGAAACTGAGGATCAGTACCTGACTCTCCAGGTGTGCCACTTCCCCTCCAGCCCATGTGGCTCCTGAGAAGAGCATCATCAGGAAGCTGAGTGCACAACCAGGTGGCCTCTGTTTAGAACACACAATAGGAACCACACAGAAATGACCTGGTCAGCCTTCCAGGCTTTCCTGTGTTTGAATTGTATAGAGGAGGCTAGATCCCAGGGCAGTCGGTATTTGAGCATAATAAACAGGAAAATCCAGAAGGCTCAGGTTGATGGTCAACAACACTTTGGTAGAACATGATGATTCAGGTTCTAACACAACCCTGAAAGGCACACACACCTGAAAGGTGGCCAAAGGACAGCAACTCTGGCACGAtttctcaatttgggtttgttcctctttttctcacACCCATTAACTTGGGAtctagaaggaagaaataaagggtGTAAACGGAAAGAAGGTAATGTCATATATGCTGAGACTGGGGCCCATTTGCAAGTTCAGATAGCCTATGGTAACATATTCTCCATCTCCTGTCACGACCACCTCTCATTTTTCTGGTCTGGGTCCCCTGTGTTACAGCACTTGAACCTAAGAGTTCATGGGCTGGAACCAAGCCATTAAGTTTCAATCAAGTCCAAAGAGTTGCCTTGTGGATCTAGATGCTCTAACCCTACCAGTACCAGAAAAAGCACTAAATCCCATTTGTTTCTACATTTC is drawn from Eschrichtius robustus isolate mEscRob2 chromosome 8, mEscRob2.pri, whole genome shotgun sequence and contains these coding sequences:
- the LOC137768662 gene encoding hyaluronidase-4 translates to MKPLSEGQLRFCVVQPIRLTSWLLILFILKSISSLKPAQLPVYQRKPFIAAWNAPTDQCLIKYNLKLNLNMFQVIGSPLARARGQNVTIFYVNRLGYYPWYTSQGVPINGGLPQNISLQVHLEKADQDINYYIPSEDFSGLAVIDWEYWRPQWARNRNTKDVYRQKSRKLISEMQENVSAADIEYLAKATFEECAKAFMKETIKLGIKSRPKGLWGYYLYPDCHNYNVYAPNYTGSCPEEEVLRNNELSWLWNSSAALYPSIGVRKSLGDSENVLRFSQFLVHESMRISTMTSHDDALPVFVYTRLGYRDQPLFFLSKQDLISTIGESAALGAAGIVIWGDMNLTSSEGNCTKVKQFVSSDLGSYIVNVTRAAEVCSFHLCRNNGRCVRKVWKTPDYLHLNPASYHIEASEDGEFTVKGKASDTDLAVLVKRFSCHCYQGYEGADCREMRTADGCSGFSSFSGSLITLCLLVSAGYQSIHL